One window from the genome of Micromonospora aurantiaca ATCC 27029 encodes:
- a CDS encoding tetratricopeptide repeat protein produces MSSGFADLTVQAHQLVSEGDLDGAQRLLADALSDADPRPGNASAELAEAAGLQARVLVALGEPHSARGWAAFAYAAATRLFGRSDERTVTAAATLAAVLHRVGSDARAARLYSDVIIELTARDGPESQRVLAAHADLATVEYARGQCEVARDRLQDAWELHREVYGDGHPSGIKMLAKLGAMERDCGRYADSHEHLTLAEELCRLHLDSDDPLAAQVAGLARAAADPDHVCPAPAPAPEPPPARTTPVVPAARVPPPAEGPHDLPPYSPPALDEPVETPLYHPPGRAAETAHVPTPRTAPEADGFDDYPWPPDEPAEQPWRPDADPLPPTVVGLADDQAGVRRVPPPPPEPPSRYLPVHVPRPPVAERRARPWLPLVVLGVAVALLLGTVAVIAGVSRVDDGRDAPPPATSAPPPTSAGPVPSTPAAAKPGTPPGRFTLTDRRDSIVLSWTYPAGAEGPVVVAGGRSGQPQGTFATLPAGSADYIAYGLDRTTDYCFTVALVWSTDTVARTGPVCTKRRR; encoded by the coding sequence GTGTCCTCCGGCTTCGCTGACCTGACCGTCCAGGCGCACCAACTGGTGTCCGAAGGCGACCTCGACGGCGCGCAACGGCTGCTCGCCGACGCGCTCAGCGACGCGGATCCCCGACCCGGCAACGCCTCCGCCGAGCTGGCCGAGGCAGCCGGCCTCCAGGCCCGGGTGCTGGTCGCGCTCGGCGAGCCGCACTCCGCCCGTGGCTGGGCCGCATTCGCGTACGCGGCGGCCACCCGGCTGTTCGGCCGCTCCGACGAGCGCACCGTCACCGCCGCCGCGACGCTCGCCGCGGTGCTGCACCGGGTCGGCAGCGACGCGCGGGCGGCCCGGCTCTACTCCGACGTCATCATCGAGCTGACCGCACGCGACGGCCCGGAGTCGCAGCGGGTGCTCGCCGCGCACGCCGACCTGGCCACCGTGGAGTACGCGCGCGGCCAGTGCGAAGTGGCCCGCGACCGGTTGCAGGACGCCTGGGAGCTGCACCGGGAGGTCTACGGCGACGGTCACCCCAGCGGCATCAAGATGCTGGCGAAGCTCGGCGCGATGGAACGCGACTGCGGCCGGTACGCCGACTCGCACGAGCACCTGACGCTCGCCGAGGAGCTGTGCCGGCTGCACCTGGACTCCGACGACCCGCTCGCCGCGCAGGTGGCCGGGCTGGCCCGCGCCGCCGCCGACCCGGACCACGTCTGCCCCGCGCCCGCCCCGGCTCCCGAGCCGCCGCCCGCCCGGACCACGCCTGTGGTGCCCGCCGCCCGGGTGCCCCCGCCCGCCGAAGGGCCGCACGACCTGCCGCCGTACTCGCCGCCCGCGCTCGACGAACCGGTCGAGACGCCGCTCTACCACCCACCCGGACGGGCCGCCGAGACCGCGCACGTGCCGACGCCGCGTACCGCGCCGGAGGCCGACGGGTTCGACGACTACCCGTGGCCGCCCGACGAGCCGGCCGAGCAGCCGTGGCGCCCGGACGCCGACCCGCTGCCGCCCACAGTGGTCGGTCTCGCCGACGACCAGGCCGGGGTACGCCGCGTGCCGCCGCCCCCGCCCGAGCCGCCGTCGCGCTACTTGCCGGTGCACGTGCCCCGGCCACCCGTCGCGGAGCGGCGCGCCCGGCCCTGGCTGCCGCTCGTGGTGCTCGGCGTCGCGGTGGCGCTGCTGCTCGGCACCGTCGCGGTGATCGCCGGGGTGTCCCGGGTGGACGACGGCCGCGACGCCCCGCCACCGGCCACCAGCGCTCCGCCGCCCACCTCCGCCGGTCCCGTGCCGTCCACTCCCGCAGCCGCCAAGCCTGGCACGCCGCCCGGAAGGTTCACACTCACCGACCGACGCGACAGCATCGTGCTGAGCTGGACGTACCCGGCCGGCGCGGAAGGGCCGGTGGTGGTCGCCGGGGGCCGGTCCGGGCAGCCGCAGGGCACGTTCGCGACGCTGCCCGCCGGGTCGGCCGACTACATCGCCTACGGGCTCGACCGCACCACCGACTACTGCTTCACTGTGGCACTCGTCTGGTCCACCGACACGGTCGCGCGCACCGGCCCGGTCTGCACCAAGCGCCGCCGCTGA
- a CDS encoding potassium channel family protein, with product MADVSLRRLRRRAVAACALMLVGYFLVPVEADPNGLRLALRSIGTAVLVGVIAFLVTGQVRRQLVRDQPTGRDEDRALTRLAVALIAGLLVFALGDYVVANTRPGEFVGLRTRVDALYFALATLTTVGYGDVHAQGQIARVAVCAQMVFSIGVVATGASIVVKQMTQRSGRR from the coding sequence ATGGCGGACGTGTCCCTGCGGCGGTTGCGACGGCGGGCCGTCGCGGCCTGCGCCCTCATGCTGGTCGGCTACTTCCTGGTGCCGGTCGAGGCCGATCCGAACGGCCTGCGGCTGGCCCTGCGCTCGATCGGCACGGCGGTCCTGGTGGGGGTGATCGCGTTCCTGGTCACCGGCCAGGTCCGCCGCCAGCTCGTCCGGGACCAGCCGACCGGCCGGGACGAGGACCGGGCGCTGACCCGGCTCGCGGTCGCGCTGATCGCCGGGCTGCTGGTCTTCGCGCTCGGCGACTACGTGGTGGCGAACACCCGGCCCGGGGAGTTCGTCGGCCTGCGGACCCGCGTCGACGCGCTCTACTTCGCACTCGCGACGCTCACCACAGTCGGGTACGGCGACGTGCACGCCCAGGGTCAGATCGCCCGGGTGGCGGTGTGCGCGCAGATGGTGTTCAGCATCGGTGTGGTCGCCACCGGGGCGTCGATAGTGGTCAAGCAGATGACCCAGCGGTCGGGACGGCGCTGA
- a CDS encoding SsgA family sporulation/cell division regulator, whose product MSVIRPTTVEVETSLRLVAPDATALPVRASLRYDPADPYAVHVLFHAESAGGEAVSWSFARELLVTGLDEPAGIGDVRVWPWATPRGDFVALALSSPDGNALFEVPRSVLVRFLRRTYVVVPRGREAEHLDVDTAVNRLLAGR is encoded by the coding sequence ATGAGTGTCATCCGACCGACGACCGTAGAGGTCGAGACGTCGCTAAGGCTCGTCGCGCCTGACGCCACCGCCTTGCCGGTGCGTGCCAGTCTGCGTTACGACCCTGCTGACCCGTATGCGGTCCATGTCCTGTTCCATGCCGAGTCCGCCGGCGGCGAGGCGGTGAGCTGGTCGTTCGCTCGCGAACTGCTGGTCACCGGGCTCGACGAGCCGGCCGGCATCGGTGATGTGCGGGTCTGGCCGTGGGCCACCCCGCGCGGCGACTTCGTCGCGCTGGCGCTGTCGTCGCCGGACGGCAACGCCCTGTTCGAGGTTCCGCGCAGCGTGCTGGTGCGCTTCCTGCGCCGGACCTACGTCGTCGTCCCGCGCGGCCGCGAGGCCGAGCACCTGGACGTCGACACCGCGGTGAACCGGCTGCTGGCCGGTCGCTGA
- a CDS encoding TIGR02611 family protein: MVTRGSSVTSRTTAESPKGAARAAESRGYEVPVEGRSQGALMEQRRRRRGWRGRLHTTLDLIRANPTGRVALKIFIGILGAIVVTVGVALIPLPGPGWLLVIAGLGVWAVEFHWARRLLAFTRRHVNSWTRWVKMRSLGVRFVLGAVGLAFVSVVVWLSLKYSFGIDVVAEALHYLATH, translated from the coding sequence ATGGTCACGAGGGGCTCCTCGGTGACGTCGCGGACCACGGCCGAATCGCCGAAAGGTGCGGCCCGAGCAGCCGAAAGTCGGGGGTACGAGGTGCCGGTGGAAGGGCGGTCGCAAGGCGCTCTCATGGAGCAGCGCCGGCGGCGACGGGGCTGGCGGGGACGCCTGCACACCACGCTCGACCTCATCCGCGCCAACCCCACCGGCCGCGTCGCCCTGAAGATCTTCATCGGCATCCTCGGCGCCATCGTCGTCACAGTCGGTGTCGCGCTGATCCCGCTGCCCGGGCCCGGCTGGCTGCTGGTCATCGCCGGCCTCGGCGTCTGGGCGGTCGAGTTCCACTGGGCGCGACGGCTGCTCGCTTTCACCCGCCGGCACGTCAACTCCTGGACGCGCTGGGTGAAGATGCGGTCGCTGGGCGTGCGGTTCGTGCTCGGCGCGGTCGGGCTCGCGTTCGTGTCCGTGGTGGTGTGGCTGTCGCTCAAGTACAGCTTCGGCATCGACGTGGTGGCGGAGGCGCTGCACTACCTCGCGACGCACTGA
- a CDS encoding DUF4236 domain-containing protein, with protein sequence MGVQFRKRKKYGPLILHFTQNGFSSWSIKIGRWSWNSNTRAHRVDLPGPLSWKQDKTRA encoded by the coding sequence ATGGGCGTCCAGTTCCGCAAGCGCAAGAAGTACGGACCGCTGATCCTCCACTTCACCCAGAACGGCTTCTCGTCGTGGAGCATCAAGATCGGCCGCTGGTCCTGGAACTCGAACACCCGCGCCCACCGCGTGGACCTTCCGGGGCCGCTGTCCTGGAAGCAGGACAAGACCCGGGCCTGA
- a CDS encoding malonic semialdehyde reductase encodes MTAAADDLIALDRAAQDLLFRAARTANAFTDEPVADEQVRAVHDLIRYGPTAMNAQPLRVLLLRSAEARARLLPYVSAGNRDKTATAPLTAVLAADVDWHDRLPELFPHRPGARDWFTGDPAGREAQARFNAALQIGYLLVGVRAAGLAAGPMAGFDAAGVEREFFPGGRHRVLLLMNIGRPAPDAWRERLPRLPYEEVVGTL; translated from the coding sequence GTGACCGCCGCCGCCGACGACCTGATCGCGCTCGACCGGGCCGCCCAGGACCTGCTGTTCCGGGCCGCCCGCACCGCCAACGCGTTCACCGACGAGCCGGTCGCCGACGAGCAGGTCCGCGCCGTCCACGACCTGATCCGGTACGGCCCGACAGCGATGAACGCCCAGCCGCTGCGGGTGCTGCTGCTGCGCTCCGCCGAGGCCCGGGCGCGGCTGCTGCCGTATGTCAGCGCCGGCAACCGGGACAAGACGGCGACCGCGCCGCTGACCGCCGTGCTCGCCGCCGACGTGGACTGGCACGACCGGCTGCCCGAACTGTTCCCGCACCGCCCCGGCGCCCGCGACTGGTTCACCGGCGACCCGGCCGGCCGGGAGGCGCAGGCCCGGTTCAACGCCGCGCTCCAGATCGGCTACCTGCTGGTCGGCGTACGCGCCGCCGGGCTGGCCGCCGGACCGATGGCCGGATTCGACGCCGCAGGCGTGGAACGCGAGTTCTTCCCCGGCGGGCGGCACCGGGTGCTGCTGCTGATGAACATCGGCCGCCCGGCGCCGGACGCCTGGCGGGAACGGCTGCCGCGCCTGCCCTACGAGGAGGTCGTCGGCACGCTGTGA
- a CDS encoding helix-turn-helix transcriptional regulator, with translation MMVTTGQPSPATRTGLPEFRPGTDEIVTGVLGDLAAEPGWPRPVLLDRDLLILVTHGHGTAELDFRPVPCRPGTLLRAHPGQALRFVGAQLDATVVSWRPDALRGLDVDPDAVPAHRQLAGEDEDAVISEVSQLAVDADRHALVPAAAALLRHQLAVLLLRLSLLPHPGDGATPRAETETFRRLCREVERGYRHTRRVEDYAAQIGCSVRTLTRACLAVTGRSAKQVIDERVALQACRLLAATDESIAAIGRELGFPEPTNFGRFFTREVGVSPGTFRAERERPLAVRLVRPRPPADSPVPGGQA, from the coding sequence ATGATGGTCACTACCGGTCAGCCCTCCCCGGCCACCCGCACCGGCCTGCCGGAGTTCCGCCCCGGCACCGACGAGATCGTCACCGGTGTGCTCGGCGACCTCGCCGCCGAGCCCGGCTGGCCCCGCCCGGTCCTGCTCGACCGCGATCTGCTGATCCTGGTCACTCACGGCCACGGCACCGCCGAGCTGGACTTCCGGCCCGTCCCCTGCCGTCCGGGCACGCTGCTGCGCGCGCATCCCGGCCAGGCGCTGCGGTTCGTCGGCGCCCAGCTCGACGCGACTGTGGTGAGCTGGCGGCCGGACGCGCTGCGCGGCCTCGACGTCGACCCGGACGCGGTGCCCGCCCACCGTCAGCTCGCCGGCGAGGACGAGGACGCGGTGATCAGCGAGGTGAGCCAGCTCGCCGTGGACGCCGACCGGCACGCGCTGGTGCCGGCCGCCGCGGCGCTGCTGCGCCACCAGCTCGCCGTGCTGCTGCTGCGGCTGAGCCTGCTGCCGCACCCGGGCGACGGCGCGACGCCCCGGGCCGAGACGGAGACGTTCCGGCGGCTGTGCCGCGAGGTGGAACGCGGCTACCGGCACACCCGCCGGGTGGAGGACTACGCCGCCCAGATCGGCTGTTCGGTGCGTACCCTGACCCGGGCCTGCCTGGCGGTGACCGGCCGCAGCGCCAAGCAGGTGATCGACGAGCGGGTGGCGTTGCAGGCGTGCCGGCTGCTCGCCGCCACCGACGAGTCGATCGCCGCGATCGGCCGGGAGCTGGGTTTTCCCGAGCCGACGAACTTCGGCCGCTTCTTCACCCGCGAGGTCGGGGTGAGCCCGGGGACGTTCCGGGCCGAGCGCGAGCGCCCGCTGGCCGTCCGTCTGGTGCGACCCCGGCCGCCCGCCGACTCCCCCGTGCCGGGCGGCCAGGCATGA
- a CDS encoding glucose 1-dehydrogenase — MTDLFSVDGKTVLVTGGSRGIGLMIARGFVRAGARVIISSRKADVCESVAKELSAEGHCEAIPADLGSDAGALALAEAVRERHERLHVLVNNAGATWGAPLEEYPEGAFDKLWAVNVKAVFRLTTALLPQLRAAAGADDPARVINIGSIDGIRVPWMEVYAYSATKAAVHMLTRGLAHQLAGEQITVNAIAPGPFESKMMAFALDDPESRAAIEQQVPLGRIGRPEDMAGTAIYLASRAGAYLTGAVIPVDGGITTRG, encoded by the coding sequence ATGACGGATCTGTTCTCGGTCGACGGCAAGACGGTCCTGGTCACAGGCGGCTCACGCGGGATCGGGCTGATGATCGCGCGGGGCTTCGTCCGGGCCGGCGCCCGGGTGATCATCTCCTCGCGCAAGGCGGACGTGTGCGAGTCGGTCGCCAAGGAACTGTCCGCGGAGGGCCACTGCGAGGCGATCCCCGCCGACCTGGGCAGCGACGCGGGCGCGCTGGCGCTCGCCGAGGCCGTGCGGGAGCGCCACGAACGGCTCCACGTGCTGGTCAACAACGCGGGCGCCACCTGGGGTGCGCCGCTGGAGGAGTACCCGGAGGGCGCCTTCGACAAGCTCTGGGCGGTGAACGTCAAGGCCGTCTTCCGGCTCACCACCGCGCTGCTGCCGCAACTGCGCGCCGCAGCAGGCGCCGACGACCCGGCCCGCGTGATCAACATCGGGTCGATCGACGGCATCCGGGTGCCGTGGATGGAGGTGTACGCGTATTCGGCCACCAAGGCGGCCGTGCACATGCTCACCCGCGGCCTCGCCCACCAGCTCGCCGGCGAGCAGATCACCGTCAACGCGATCGCGCCCGGACCGTTCGAGAGCAAGATGATGGCGTTCGCGCTGGACGACCCGGAGTCGCGCGCGGCCATCGAGCAGCAGGTGCCGCTGGGCCGGATCGGGCGGCCCGAGGACATGGCGGGCACCGCGATCTACCTGGCGTCGCGCGCGGGCGCCTACCTGACCGGAGCGGTCATCCCGGTCGACGGCGGGATCACCACGCGCGGCTGA
- a CDS encoding VOC family protein: MGIHRLNHAVLYVSDLERSVAFYSDVLGFRRVPMTPEGFRGAAFLQAPDSTNDHDLGLFEIGAAAGASQAGRATVGLYHLAWELDTLDELGATAERLSAAGALVGASDHGTTKSLYGRDPDGLEFEIVWIVPADLLDDAALAARTRIGRLDLDRERQRYGGQTRGGVGISVPV, from the coding sequence ATGGGCATCCACCGACTCAACCACGCCGTCCTCTACGTCAGTGACCTGGAGCGCAGCGTCGCCTTCTACAGCGACGTGCTGGGCTTCCGCCGGGTTCCGATGACGCCCGAGGGCTTCCGCGGCGCCGCCTTCCTCCAGGCGCCCGACTCCACCAACGACCACGACCTCGGGCTGTTCGAGATCGGTGCGGCGGCCGGGGCGTCCCAGGCCGGCCGGGCCACCGTCGGGCTCTACCACCTGGCCTGGGAGCTGGACACGCTCGACGAGCTGGGCGCCACCGCCGAGCGGCTCTCCGCCGCCGGAGCGCTGGTCGGCGCGTCCGACCACGGCACCACCAAGAGCCTCTACGGCCGCGACCCGGACGGCCTGGAGTTCGAGATCGTCTGGATCGTCCCGGCCGACCTGCTGGACGACGCCGCGCTCGCCGCGCGTACCCGCATCGGGCGGCTCGACCTCGACCGCGAGCGGCAGCGCTACGGCGGGCAGACGCGCGGCGGCGTGGGCATCTCCGTCCCGGTCTGA
- a CDS encoding RrF2 family transcriptional regulator: protein MQISARGDYAVRAALSLATAYPTLLSTQAIAAEQDMPRKFLEAVLADLRRAGVVRAQRGAEGGYTLARPPREITIGHVLRAVDGPLAGVRGLRPEETRYEGAAENLPRLWVAVRASVRRVVDEVSLDELVSGRLPAHVRKLTAQPDAWEPR, encoded by the coding sequence GTGCAGATCTCCGCGCGCGGCGACTACGCGGTCCGGGCAGCCCTGAGCCTGGCCACCGCGTACCCGACCCTGCTGTCCACCCAGGCCATCGCGGCGGAGCAGGACATGCCGCGCAAGTTCCTCGAGGCGGTGCTGGCCGACCTGCGCCGGGCCGGGGTCGTCCGGGCCCAGCGCGGCGCCGAGGGCGGCTACACGCTGGCCCGGCCGCCGCGGGAGATCACCATCGGGCACGTGTTGCGCGCCGTCGACGGTCCGCTCGCGGGGGTACGCGGGCTGCGTCCCGAGGAGACCCGGTACGAGGGGGCGGCGGAGAATCTGCCCCGCCTCTGGGTGGCGGTACGCGCGTCGGTGCGCCGGGTGGTCGACGAGGTGAGCCTGGACGAGCTGGTCAGCGGCCGGCTGCCGGCGCACGTGCGCAAGCTGACCGCGCAGCCGGACGCGTGGGAGCCGCGCTGA
- a CDS encoding restriction endonuclease: MITSLPRLMRMNAVLRYGRVAIDLPIADGYPNLHYLSTGPIGTRVLLESGINPVRSIGAQGRQRRPVIALRSSPWKAGGEDTPWHDVFDLDHGHVRYFGDHKVSTDGPLGSTTGNKALLEAWPQHRGSTPETRAAAPPLLLFRSVSVGRALKGYIEFCGVAVLDRLEHVVQRDPSTGQSFANYAFDLTVLSLAEEAEAIDWRWIDDRRDPGLSLQETHRHAPRSWRRWVEHGDPILPRLRRRVATSRVRSKSDQRPEAGSVEAQILRRIYEFYQGRQHRFELLAARVAARVFRGQGAVYHEGWLTRGSGDRGVDFVGRLDVGSEDAITSLVVLGQAKCRLDKSVSAEELARVVARLRRGWIGAYVTISDYSRNAQEEMMDDQYPIVLIDGRRLAEEVRRMASDSHGGNLNTFLSELASGYEEAVTSRRPEEILSL, translated from the coding sequence GTGATCACGTCTCTCCCCCGCCTGATGCGAATGAACGCGGTGCTCAGGTACGGGCGCGTAGCTATCGATCTGCCTATCGCCGATGGCTACCCGAACCTGCATTACCTGTCGACCGGACCGATCGGGACGCGTGTCCTACTGGAGAGCGGGATCAACCCGGTGCGATCGATCGGCGCTCAGGGGCGACAGCGGCGCCCCGTCATCGCGCTGCGGTCTAGTCCATGGAAGGCCGGCGGTGAAGACACGCCGTGGCACGACGTCTTTGACCTAGACCACGGGCATGTTCGCTACTTCGGCGACCACAAGGTCAGCACCGACGGCCCTCTGGGAAGCACGACGGGAAACAAGGCGCTCTTGGAGGCGTGGCCGCAGCATCGAGGCAGCACGCCCGAGACCCGTGCTGCCGCCCCGCCCCTGCTGCTATTCCGTTCCGTCTCCGTGGGTCGCGCCCTGAAGGGGTACATCGAATTCTGCGGCGTCGCCGTGCTCGACCGACTGGAACACGTCGTCCAACGCGACCCGTCCACCGGCCAAAGCTTCGCCAACTACGCTTTCGACCTGACGGTGCTCAGTCTGGCAGAAGAAGCAGAAGCGATCGACTGGCGCTGGATTGACGACAGGCGCGACCCAGGGCTGTCCCTACAGGAGACACACCGGCACGCGCCCCGCTCTTGGCGACGCTGGGTCGAGCACGGCGATCCGATCCTGCCTCGCCTCCGTCGTCGGGTCGCGACGTCGAGAGTGCGCTCCAAGTCTGACCAGCGGCCTGAGGCGGGCAGCGTCGAGGCACAGATCCTCCGACGCATCTACGAGTTCTACCAAGGCCGGCAGCATCGCTTCGAACTGCTGGCTGCCCGGGTCGCCGCCCGTGTCTTCCGCGGCCAGGGAGCCGTCTATCACGAGGGCTGGCTAACACGGGGAAGCGGAGACAGGGGGGTGGACTTCGTTGGGCGGCTAGACGTAGGCAGCGAAGATGCCATTACCTCGCTCGTCGTCCTCGGACAAGCCAAATGCCGTCTCGACAAGTCCGTGAGCGCCGAAGAGCTAGCCCGCGTGGTTGCACGACTGCGCCGCGGTTGGATTGGAGCCTATGTAACCATCAGCGACTACAGCCGAAACGCCCAAGAAGAGATGATGGATGACCAGTATCCCATCGTGCTGATCGACGGACGCCGGCTCGCCGAGGAGGTACGCCGCATGGCCAGCGACAGCCACGGAGGCAACCTGAACACATTCCTCAGCGAGCTTGCGAGTGGCTACGAGGAGGCCGTCACCTCACGCCGGCCCGAGGAGATCCTTTCCCTCTAG
- a CDS encoding flavin reductase family protein, with protein MTTVDRPGAATVELRPVDVDSFRGLLRRQASTVTVVTTPGLRGNRMRPDLPPAGFTATSFTSVSLDPPLVSVCLGRASSSWPTVEQAEHVAVHLLASGQQEIAQIFATSGIDRFTAHPGWTIGPFGVPLIGDALAVLLCRVVRRIEAGDHTILLGEPLALGAGEDGDPLLHHRGGYTTTLGDWPEAW; from the coding sequence GTGACCACCGTGGACCGGCCCGGCGCCGCCACCGTCGAGCTGCGCCCGGTCGACGTCGACTCGTTCCGCGGCCTGCTGCGCCGCCAGGCGTCCACGGTCACCGTCGTCACCACCCCCGGCCTGCGCGGCAACCGGATGCGGCCGGACCTGCCGCCGGCCGGCTTCACCGCCACCTCGTTCACGTCGGTGTCGCTCGACCCGCCGCTGGTCTCGGTCTGCCTGGGCCGCGCGTCGTCGAGCTGGCCCACAGTCGAGCAGGCCGAACACGTCGCGGTGCACCTGCTCGCCTCCGGCCAGCAGGAGATCGCGCAGATCTTCGCCACCAGCGGCATCGACCGGTTCACCGCCCACCCGGGCTGGACCATCGGGCCGTTCGGCGTGCCGCTGATCGGCGACGCGCTCGCAGTGCTGCTGTGCCGGGTCGTGCGCCGGATCGAGGCGGGCGACCACACCATCCTGCTCGGCGAGCCGCTCGCGCTCGGCGCGGGCGAGGACGGCGACCCGCTGCTGCACCACCGGGGCGGCTACACCACCACGCTCGGCGACTGGCCCGAGGCGTGGTGA
- a CDS encoding MarR family winged helix-turn-helix transcriptional regulator, with amino-acid sequence MGVMTRWLDPDEQRTWRAFLTASRALMETLDRELQHDAGMPHAYYEILVRLSEAPGRRLRMSELAELTGSSRSRLSHAAARLEASGWIRREDCPTDRRGQVAVLTDEGFATLAAAAPGHVEGVRRHLFDALSPAQVDQLRRISETLADHLTDSGPN; translated from the coding sequence ATGGGCGTCATGACCCGGTGGCTGGACCCCGACGAGCAGCGGACCTGGCGGGCCTTCCTGACCGCCTCCCGGGCGCTGATGGAGACACTCGACCGCGAGCTGCAACACGACGCGGGCATGCCGCACGCGTACTACGAGATCCTTGTCCGCCTCTCCGAGGCCCCCGGCCGGCGGCTGCGGATGAGCGAGCTGGCCGAGCTGACCGGCTCCTCGCGCAGCCGGCTGTCGCACGCCGCCGCCCGGCTGGAGGCGTCCGGCTGGATCCGCCGGGAGGACTGCCCCACCGACCGGCGCGGGCAGGTCGCCGTACTCACCGACGAGGGCTTCGCCACCCTGGCCGCCGCCGCGCCCGGCCACGTCGAGGGGGTACGCCGGCACCTGTTCGACGCGCTCAGCCCGGCCCAGGTCGACCAGCTCCGCCGGATCAGCGAGACGCTCGCCGACCACCTGACGGATTCGGGACCAAACTGA